In one window of Halomarina pelagica DNA:
- a CDS encoding DUF7405 family protein — translation MSPAIDPSLGRREFLKAAVALGGTSALSACLDRIDGAEPVPKGVDDPATLSERQYAWNDRLPTDEHGNVVLPRHQTLWYLTLDGNGPPGADDRDAVEAALSTLDRAYERSNEGLIHSVAYSPSYFERFDDPLPDTVDLPQPRALSAFENPDFDTQDALLHLASDRPDVLLEAEEALKGEVETANGVAVETALTDVLSLDDRRTGFVGKGMPHRKASETQLSGIPEGNPIPKDAPLFMGFVAGFRQNQATEDYVAIRSGPFADGTTKHVSNLRQRLQDWYVEQDHRERVMEMFSPTHAERGMIPEGSIGENLGDFSGVTEEIVDRIEEDALEFGRVGHAQKAARANRDADGNVKLLRRHFESTDDDAASLHFPSLQRGISDFEAVREAMNGADLTKVTPAIRQRVNNGILEYIFVDHRGNFLVPPRGLRALPPANPD, via the coding sequence GTGAGCCCCGCCATCGACCCGTCGCTCGGCCGCCGTGAGTTCCTGAAGGCCGCCGTCGCGCTCGGCGGGACGAGCGCGCTGAGCGCCTGCCTCGACCGCATCGACGGCGCGGAGCCGGTTCCGAAGGGGGTCGACGACCCCGCGACGCTCTCCGAGCGGCAGTACGCCTGGAACGACCGCCTCCCGACGGACGAGCACGGCAACGTCGTCCTCCCGCGCCACCAGACGCTCTGGTACCTGACGCTCGACGGGAACGGGCCGCCGGGAGCGGACGACCGCGACGCGGTGGAGGCGGCGCTCTCGACCCTGGATCGGGCCTACGAGCGGAGCAACGAGGGGCTGATCCACTCGGTCGCCTACTCCCCGTCGTACTTCGAGCGGTTCGACGACCCGTTGCCCGACACCGTCGACCTCCCGCAACCGCGGGCGCTCTCCGCGTTCGAGAACCCCGACTTCGACACCCAGGACGCCCTGCTCCACCTCGCCAGCGACCGCCCCGACGTGCTTCTCGAAGCCGAGGAGGCGCTGAAGGGGGAAGTCGAGACGGCAAACGGCGTCGCCGTCGAGACGGCCCTGACGGACGTCCTCTCGCTCGACGACCGTCGCACGGGGTTCGTCGGGAAGGGGATGCCCCACCGGAAGGCGAGCGAGACGCAGTTGTCGGGAATCCCGGAGGGGAATCCGATCCCGAAGGACGCGCCGCTGTTCATGGGGTTCGTGGCGGGATTCAGGCAGAACCAGGCGACCGAGGACTACGTCGCCATCCGGTCGGGGCCGTTCGCCGACGGGACGACCAAGCACGTCTCGAACCTCCGCCAGCGCCTCCAGGACTGGTACGTCGAGCAGGACCACCGCGAGCGCGTCATGGAGATGTTCAGCCCGACGCACGCCGAGCGGGGGATGATCCCCGAGGGGAGCATCGGCGAGAATCTGGGCGACTTCTCGGGTGTCACCGAGGAAATCGTCGACCGGATCGAGGAGGACGCCCTCGAGTTCGGTCGGGTGGGCCACGCGCAGAAGGCCGCCCGCGCCAACCGCGACGCCGACGGGAACGTCAAACTCCTCCGGCGGCACTTCGAGTCCACCGACGACGACGCGGCCAGCCTGCACTTCCCGTCGCTCCAGCGGGGCATCTCCGACTTCGAGGCGGTCCGCGAGGCGATGAACGGCGCGGACCTCACGAAGGTGACGCCCGCGATCCGCCAGCGCGTCAACAACGGCATCCTCGAGTACATCTTCGTGGACCACCGCGGGAACTTCCTCGTCCCGCCGCGAGGGTTGCGCGCGCTGCCGCCGGCGAATCCCGACTAG
- a CDS encoding iron transporter: MDRRTFLRATGGLAGAAALAGCVGSGLFETSRVPPVLDDRPDAIYLPTHREGMGMFGMGTTDDLGVMLGYSYPHRFWTVTGTEVERTPASGDVHLMATVWDRETGVVVPDANVSFEIARDGETVAGPEVLYPMLSQSMGIHYGDNVALAGDGEYAATVRVGALDTRRTGAFRNRLDEVATASIDFAYERAARDELQFVTYGEQAGARRAMQPMTMSGVPPSTVPKRTELPGSVGGRAAAGDVVYAVTALDAPPAGLGGGGRYLAVSARTRYNRFPLPAMGVRATLARDGETVSEADLTPTLDPTLNYHYGTVVSDVQPGDSLALSATVPPQVARHEGYETAFFDLPDAEVTLR, from the coding sequence ATGGACCGCCGAACGTTCCTCCGAGCGACGGGTGGACTCGCCGGCGCGGCCGCCCTCGCCGGCTGCGTCGGCTCCGGTCTCTTCGAGACCTCGCGCGTCCCGCCCGTCCTCGACGATCGCCCGGACGCGATCTACCTCCCCACCCACCGCGAGGGGATGGGGATGTTCGGAATGGGAACGACCGACGACCTGGGGGTGATGCTCGGCTACAGCTACCCGCACCGCTTCTGGACCGTCACCGGGACCGAGGTCGAGCGGACGCCGGCGAGCGGCGACGTGCACCTGATGGCGACGGTGTGGGATCGCGAGACGGGGGTCGTCGTCCCCGACGCGAACGTCTCCTTCGAGATCGCGCGCGACGGCGAGACGGTCGCCGGTCCCGAGGTGCTCTACCCGATGCTCTCCCAGTCGATGGGGATCCACTACGGCGACAACGTCGCCCTCGCGGGGGACGGGGAGTACGCCGCCACCGTCCGGGTCGGCGCGCTCGACACCCGGCGGACGGGGGCGTTCCGGAACCGACTCGACGAGGTGGCGACCGCCTCGATCGACTTCGCGTACGAACGGGCCGCCCGGGACGAACTCCAGTTCGTGACGTACGGGGAGCAGGCGGGCGCGCGCCGGGCGATGCAGCCGATGACGATGTCGGGGGTGCCGCCCTCGACGGTCCCGAAGCGCACCGAACTGCCGGGATCGGTCGGCGGCCGGGCGGCGGCCGGCGACGTCGTCTACGCCGTCACCGCGCTCGACGCGCCACCGGCGGGACTCGGCGGCGGCGGGCGGTACCTGGCGGTGTCGGCGCGCACGCGCTACAACCGCTTTCCGCTCCCGGCGATGGGGGTGCGCGCGACGCTCGCGCGCGACGGCGAGACGGTCTCCGAGGCCGACCTCACTCCGACGCTCGATCCGACACTCAATTACCACTACGGAACCGTAGTTTCGGACGTGCAACCAGGCGATTCGCTCGCGCTCTCCGCGACCGTCCCGCCGCAGGTCGCCCGCCACGAGGGCTACGAGACGGCGTTCTTCGACCTGCCGGACGCCGAGGTGACGCTCCGGTGA
- a CDS encoding MFS transporter gives MSDDASDDGKWRALATLSVAELFAMSLWFSATAVAPELAALWDLSPAEAAWLTMAVQVGFVVGALGSAALTLADVVPTRYLFAASALVGAGATALLGSVDGAFPAVALRFLTGVALAGVYPPGMKLVSGWFRADRGLAIGTLIGALTVGSALPHLVRAVGGVGRPRLVLYAAAGLAVVGAALVLLVEEGPYGAPAAPFDPSAVGRILRDRPTVLANLGYFGHMWELYAVWTWIPTYLAASFAARAGEAPALASALAFGAIAAGSLGAAAFGVAADRWGRTTLTSASMVASGSACVLAGVVFGGSLRLLAPFVLVWGFVIVADSAQFSASVTELADERYVGTALTLQTALGFLLTVVTIQATPLVAEVVGWRWAFAPLVVGPAVGTLAMLRLRALPAARRLAGGAR, from the coding sequence ATGAGCGACGACGCGAGCGACGACGGGAAGTGGCGCGCGCTGGCGACGCTCTCGGTCGCGGAACTGTTCGCCATGTCGCTGTGGTTCAGCGCCACTGCCGTCGCGCCCGAACTCGCCGCCCTGTGGGATCTCTCTCCCGCCGAGGCCGCGTGGCTCACGATGGCCGTGCAGGTCGGGTTCGTCGTCGGGGCGCTCGGCTCCGCCGCGCTCACGCTCGCGGACGTGGTCCCGACGCGGTACCTGTTCGCCGCCTCGGCGCTCGTCGGCGCGGGCGCGACCGCCCTGCTGGGGAGCGTCGACGGCGCGTTCCCCGCCGTCGCGCTCCGCTTTCTCACCGGCGTCGCGCTCGCCGGGGTGTACCCGCCGGGAATGAAGCTCGTCTCGGGGTGGTTCCGTGCGGACCGGGGGCTCGCCATCGGGACGCTCATCGGCGCGCTCACCGTCGGATCGGCGCTCCCGCACCTCGTCCGTGCGGTGGGGGGCGTCGGCCGGCCGCGGCTCGTGCTCTACGCCGCGGCGGGACTCGCCGTGGTCGGCGCGGCGCTCGTCCTGCTGGTCGAGGAGGGTCCCTACGGAGCGCCCGCCGCGCCCTTCGACCCGAGCGCGGTGGGACGTATCCTCCGGGACCGCCCGACCGTCCTCGCGAACCTCGGCTACTTCGGGCACATGTGGGAACTCTACGCCGTCTGGACGTGGATCCCGACGTACCTGGCGGCCAGTTTCGCCGCCCGCGCGGGGGAGGCTCCCGCGCTCGCCTCGGCGCTCGCGTTCGGGGCCATCGCCGCGGGGAGCCTCGGGGCCGCCGCCTTCGGCGTCGCGGCCGACCGCTGGGGTCGGACGACGCTCACCAGTGCAAGCATGGTCGCGAGCGGGAGCGCCTGCGTCCTCGCGGGCGTGGTCTTTGGCGGATCCCTTCGGCTCCTCGCGCCGTTCGTGCTCGTCTGGGGGTTCGTGATCGTCGCCGACTCCGCGCAGTTCTCCGCGTCCGTGACCGAACTCGCGGACGAGCGCTACGTCGGGACGGCGCTGACGCTCCAGACCGCCCTCGGCTTCCTGCTCACCGTCGTCACGATCCAGGCGACGCCGCTCGTCGCGGAAGTCGTCGGCTGGCGCTGGGCGTTCGCG
- a CDS encoding iron transporter, whose translation MRRRRVLSLAGAAAATSLPLAGCLDALPGGSGAESDLPDGVYVQTFQESMAMQGEATAGDYRVALAFTVPHDFWTVTGSEVEKVPKTDEDSIHLMAVVWDPRSGQVLPEGGVSVRVARDGEVVTEEVLYPMLSQPMGFHYGANVVLPGDGTYDARIRIGGLSIRRTGAFRDRFAASASAQLPLEFTDQTRERVATRPIEQGGEPGALAPMDTGLPQSIAPVPRALPGALLGTERSGDAVFAATALDAPPAGLAGEGRYLVLSPRSRYNRFLLPAMGVRGTLTRDGTTAFEGDLVRTFDPALGYHYGAVVPEARAADRLRVEVTTPPQTARHEGYERAFFDLAPVTVAVESRSR comes from the coding sequence ATGCGACGACGGCGCGTGCTCTCGCTCGCGGGGGCTGCGGCCGCGACCTCGCTCCCGCTCGCGGGCTGTCTCGACGCGCTTCCGGGCGGCTCGGGTGCCGAGTCGGACCTCCCCGACGGCGTCTACGTACAGACCTTCCAGGAGTCGATGGCGATGCAGGGCGAGGCGACCGCGGGCGACTACCGCGTCGCGCTCGCGTTCACCGTCCCCCACGACTTCTGGACCGTCACCGGGAGCGAGGTGGAGAAGGTCCCGAAGACCGACGAGGACTCGATCCACCTCATGGCGGTCGTCTGGGACCCGCGGAGCGGGCAGGTCCTCCCGGAGGGGGGCGTCTCGGTGCGCGTCGCCCGCGACGGGGAGGTCGTCACCGAGGAGGTGCTCTACCCGATGCTCTCCCAGCCGATGGGCTTTCACTACGGCGCGAACGTCGTCCTCCCCGGCGACGGGACGTACGACGCCCGGATCCGTATCGGAGGTCTCTCGATCCGCCGGACGGGCGCGTTTCGTGACCGCTTCGCGGCCAGCGCGAGCGCGCAACTCCCCCTGGAATTCACCGACCAGACCCGCGAGCGCGTCGCCACCCGGCCGATCGAGCAGGGCGGGGAGCCGGGCGCGCTCGCGCCGATGGACACCGGCCTCCCGCAGTCGATCGCCCCCGTGCCCCGAGCGCTCCCCGGGGCGCTCCTCGGGACGGAGCGAAGCGGCGACGCGGTGTTCGCGGCGACGGCGCTCGACGCCCCGCCCGCGGGACTGGCCGGCGAGGGGCGGTATCTCGTCCTCTCCCCGCGCAGCCGGTACAACCGCTTTCTCCTCCCCGCGATGGGGGTACGCGGGACGCTCACGCGAGACGGAACGACGGCGTTCGAGGGCGACCTCGTCCGGACGTTCGACCCGGCCCTCGGCTACCACTACGGCGCGGTCGTCCCCGAGGCTCGCGCCGCCGACCGCCTCCGCGTCGAGGTGACGACGCCTCCACAGACCGCCCGGCACGAGGGGTACGAGCGCGCCTTCTTCGATCTCGCTCCGGTGACCGTCGCGGTCGAATCCCGATCCCGATAA
- a CDS encoding DUF7282 domain-containing protein yields MPASRSPSTRVARATRVVLTLALVCALVAAPAGAHSNHLAVDGQVVDDGTVVVENAFNSVDAFVVVHADDGGEPGEPIGATRLDGTGMHTAIEVPLDDGALDGGERTLWAVLHADDGDGEFSPRNDPALTSFGGLAGERFVARSGERGASVVAEGFSFQRADDGEVTVTRAELPRDGHLVLRVANGSDGSGGDGSNGTSGDGADGGRVVASAALPVGVHENVSLSLSVPPGDLPSDDGTVRLVAQVYGDDGDGAFDAGDRPVTVGGDPVGTTFTVATGDYAEASSLGPPELNTPTPGSSDGEGDERGGFGSGTDAVALVALATLVALAGVGTLLFVRRRR; encoded by the coding sequence ATGCCCGCCTCACGCTCTCCCTCGACGCGCGTCGCCCGCGCCACTCGCGTCGTGCTCACCCTCGCGCTCGTCTGTGCGCTGGTGGCAGCCCCCGCGGGCGCGCACTCGAACCACCTCGCGGTCGACGGACAGGTCGTTGACGACGGAACGGTCGTCGTCGAGAACGCCTTCAACAGCGTCGACGCGTTCGTCGTCGTCCACGCCGACGACGGCGGCGAACCGGGCGAACCGATCGGCGCGACGCGTCTCGACGGCACCGGGATGCACACCGCGATCGAGGTACCGCTCGACGACGGGGCGCTCGACGGCGGCGAGCGGACGCTGTGGGCGGTCCTCCACGCCGACGACGGCGACGGCGAGTTCTCCCCCCGGAACGACCCCGCGCTCACCTCCTTCGGCGGTCTGGCTGGCGAGCGCTTCGTCGCCCGGTCGGGCGAGCGCGGCGCGAGCGTCGTCGCGGAGGGGTTCAGCTTCCAGCGCGCGGACGACGGCGAGGTCACCGTGACGCGCGCCGAACTCCCGCGCGACGGACACCTCGTCCTCCGCGTGGCGAACGGATCTGACGGATCCGGCGGCGACGGCTCGAACGGTACGTCCGGCGACGGGGCCGACGGCGGGCGCGTCGTCGCCAGCGCCGCGCTCCCGGTGGGCGTCCACGAGAACGTCTCGCTCTCGCTTTCGGTTCCGCCCGGGGACCTCCCGAGCGACGACGGAACCGTCCGCCTCGTCGCACAGGTCTACGGCGACGACGGCGACGGCGCGTTCGACGCGGGCGACCGACCCGTCACGGTCGGCGGCGATCCCGTCGGGACCACGTTCACCGTCGCGACGGGCGACTACGCCGAGGCGTCGTCGCTGGGACCGCCGGAGCTGAACACGCCGACTCCCGGATCGTCCGACGGGGAGGGCGACGAGCGGGGCGGGTTCGGATCGGGGACCGACGCCGTCGCCCTCGTCGCACTCGCCACGCTCGTCGCGCTCGCGGGAGTCGGTACGCTCCTGTTCGTCCGGCGCAGGCGGTGA